One window of the Camelina sativa cultivar DH55 chromosome 1, Cs, whole genome shotgun sequence genome contains the following:
- the LOC104786761 gene encoding uncharacterized protein LOC104786761 — protein sequence MMDTFSCNSYEQNHAHNDDVDLDAHDDDHHGGDHQEESGWTTYLEDFSNQYRTNHHEESDHHQDKSSCSLSGVSPSLVSDAATDAFSGKSYPVNFPGKLKFGRGRTKKICEDDSLEDTASSPVNSPKVSQFEHIQTPPRKLEDYVSSSFVMGNIRGMGDHQIHIHEGDEQKMTMMRNLREGNNNNMDLRSRGLCVVPISMLANFNGRL from the exons ATGATGGATACATTCTCGTGTAATTCTTATGAACAAAACCATGCCCataatgatgatgttgatcTTGATGctcatgatgatgatcatcatggTGGTGATCATCAAGAGGAGAGTGGATGGACAACCTATCTTGAAGATTTCTCCAATCAATACAGAACTAATCATCATGAAGAGAGCGATCATCATCAAGACAAGAGTTCTTGTTCGCTTTCTGGCGTCTCTCCTTCTCTGGTCTCCGACGCTGCCACTGACGCCTTCTCCGGCAAGAGTTATCCGGTTAATTTTCCGGGGAAATTGAAGTTTGGGAGAGGAAGAACCAAAAAGATTTGCGAGGATGACTCTTTGGAGGACACGGCTAGCTCTCCGGTCAATAGCCCTAAG GTCAGTCAGTTTGAACATATTCAGACGCCTCCTAGAAAACTTGAGGACTATGTCTCTTCTAGTTTCGTTATG GGAAATATTAGGGGCATGGGGgatcatcaaatccatatacATGAAGGTGATGAACAAAAAATGACGATGATGAGAAATCTCAGAGAAGGAAACAACAATAACATGGATTTGAGGAGTAGAGGATTATGCGTCGTCCCAATATCCATGTTGGCTAATTTTAACGGTCGCCTCTGA